A stretch of the Vagococcus xieshaowenii genome encodes the following:
- a CDS encoding glycoside hydrolase family 73 protein, which yields MKKHKKKRISRKRKKNYFLSFIVMMLGLVMLLVVSTGIVVVKNIIENNSPGVETVDKEAFIDKIATIAQHNYAQYRVLPSIVIGQAILESDWGRSELASYNNLFGVKASEQEDKVLLPTQEFVHNEWQNVEAYFKVYPTIEEAIIDHNRLFNEGVSWDNQLYYGVLAADNYKEAANALQQAGYATDPDYANKIINVIEVYDLSKYDNDF from the coding sequence TTGAAAAAACACAAAAAGAAAAGAATTAGTAGGAAGAGAAAAAAGAACTACTTTTTATCGTTTATTGTTATGATGTTAGGGTTGGTTATGCTTTTAGTAGTAAGTACTGGTATTGTAGTAGTTAAAAATATTATTGAAAATAATAGTCCAGGGGTTGAAACAGTCGATAAAGAAGCATTTATTGACAAAATTGCGACAATTGCTCAGCACAATTATGCTCAGTACCGAGTACTGCCAAGTATAGTAATAGGACAAGCTATTTTGGAATCAGACTGGGGTAGAAGTGAGCTGGCATCTTATAATAATTTATTTGGAGTCAAAGCAAGTGAGCAAGAGGATAAAGTTCTATTGCCTACACAAGAATTCGTTCATAATGAATGGCAAAATGTAGAGGCTTATTTTAAGGTTTATCCAACCATTGAAGAAGCTATTATTGACCATAACCGTTTATTTAATGAAGGTGTTTCATGGGATAATCAGCTATATTATGGCGTATTAGCAGCTGATAATTACAAAGAAGCAGCGAATGCCTTACAACAAGCAGGATATGCAACTGATCCAGACTACGCTAATAAGATAATTAACGTTATTGAAGTTTATGATTTATCAAAATATGATAATGATTTTTAA